A DNA window from Eikenella exigua contains the following coding sequences:
- the nusB gene encoding transcription antitermination factor NusB, which produces MKPKNRTPRRRAREFAVQALYQAALNQLPDTEVAKNIRENEYFAKADNELFTAIFFGVQAKRRELMQIIRPLLDRDEKDLSPIECAVLLAAAFELRDMPETPYPVIINEAIEVTKTFGGIDGHKFVNGILDKLAAELRPNDPKRTYS; this is translated from the coding sequence ATGAAACCGAAAAACCGCACCCCGCGCCGCCGCGCGCGCGAATTTGCCGTGCAGGCGCTGTATCAGGCCGCGCTCAATCAGCTGCCCGATACCGAAGTAGCCAAAAATATCCGCGAAAACGAATACTTCGCCAAGGCCGACAACGAGCTCTTCACCGCCATTTTCTTCGGCGTGCAGGCCAAACGCCGCGAGCTGATGCAGATTATCCGCCCGTTGCTCGACCGCGACGAAAAAGATCTCAGCCCCATCGAATGCGCCGTGCTCCTAGCCGCTGCTTTCGAGCTGCGAGATATGCCGGAAACACCCTACCCCGTGATCATCAACGAAGCGATTGAAGTTACCAAAACTTTCGGCGGCATCGACGGCCACAAATTTGTCAACGGCATTTTGGATAAACTGGCGGCCGAACTGCGGCCCAATGACCCGAAACGCACTTATAGCTAA
- the alaS gene encoding alanine--tRNA ligase, with translation MKTSELRQKFLKFFESKGHTIVRSSSLVPHDDPTLLFTNAGMNQFKDVFLGFDKRAYNRATTAQKCVRAGGKHNDLENVGYTARHHTFFEMMGNFSFGDYFKRDAIHFAWEFLTSPEWLNIPKEKLLATVYAEDDEAYNIWLNEIGMPAERIVRIGDNKGAKYASDNFWQMGDTGPCGPCSEIFYDHGEEIWGGIPGSPEEDGDRWIEIWNCVFMQFNRDEQGNMNPLPKPSVDTGMGLERMAAVMQHVHSNYEIDLFQDLLKAVARETGAPFSMDEPSLKVVADHIRSCSFLIADGVMPSNEGRGYVLRRIIRRAVRHGYKLGQKQAFFYKLVPDLVKAMGDAYPELKEKQAQIEETLKNEESRFAQTLETGMALLENALTKGSNKLDGEIIFKLYDTYGFPYDLTADICRERNIDLDEDGFNREMEAQRARARAAQNFKANAQLDYTGADTEFTGYEKRSQDTKIIALYKGSEAVDELQAGEAGVVVLEQTPFYAESGGQVGDVGFIFAGENRFRVEDTQKIKAAVHGQFGAVVSGRLKVGDAVSAEIDNDIRNSIMRNHSVTHLMHKALRDVLGAHVEQKGSLQNAELTRFDISHTQGISAEEIAEVERRVNAAIIANVPVKVETMSIEDAQKSGAVMLFGEKYGDFVRVITMGDYSIELCGGTHVARTGDIGFFKIISEGGIAAGIRRVEAITGQAALAWAQNQESLMKNIIAEVKAQTEKDVLAKIQANAANAKALEKELAKAKAELAVHAGAKLLDNAKDLGAAKLVAAQIEADAAALREIVTDLTGKSDNAVILLAAINDSKVSLCAGVSKALTGKVKAGDLVKFAAEQVGGKGGGRPDLAQAGGADVSQVGTMLDSAEGWVREKLA, from the coding sequence ATGAAAACCTCCGAACTACGCCAAAAATTCCTAAAATTCTTCGAATCCAAAGGCCACACCATCGTCCGCTCTTCCAGCCTCGTGCCGCACGACGACCCGACGCTGCTGTTTACCAACGCCGGCATGAACCAGTTTAAAGACGTGTTCCTCGGCTTCGACAAACGCGCCTACAACCGCGCCACCACCGCGCAAAAATGCGTGCGCGCAGGCGGTAAACACAACGACTTGGAAAACGTCGGCTACACCGCCCGCCACCACACCTTCTTTGAAATGATGGGCAACTTCTCCTTCGGCGACTACTTCAAACGCGACGCCATCCACTTCGCTTGGGAGTTCCTCACCTCCCCCGAATGGCTGAACATCCCAAAAGAAAAACTCTTGGCAACCGTGTATGCTGAAGACGATGAAGCCTACAACATTTGGCTGAACGAAATCGGTATGCCCGCCGAACGCATCGTCCGCATCGGCGACAACAAAGGTGCGAAATACGCGTCCGACAACTTCTGGCAGATGGGCGACACCGGTCCCTGCGGTCCGTGTTCCGAAATCTTCTACGACCACGGCGAGGAAATCTGGGGCGGCATTCCCGGCAGCCCCGAAGAAGACGGCGACCGCTGGATTGAAATTTGGAACTGCGTGTTCATGCAGTTCAACCGCGACGAGCAAGGCAATATGAATCCGCTGCCCAAACCGTCCGTCGATACCGGCATGGGCTTGGAGCGCATGGCGGCCGTGATGCAGCACGTTCACAGCAACTACGAAATCGACCTGTTCCAAGACCTGCTCAAAGCCGTTGCCCGCGAAACCGGCGCGCCGTTCAGCATGGACGAGCCGAGCCTGAAAGTCGTTGCCGACCACATCCGCTCCTGCTCCTTCCTGATTGCCGACGGCGTGATGCCGTCCAACGAAGGCCGCGGCTATGTACTGCGCCGCATCATCCGCCGCGCCGTTCGCCACGGTTACAAACTCGGTCAGAAACAAGCGTTTTTCTACAAACTCGTGCCCGATTTGGTCAAAGCAATGGGCGATGCGTATCCTGAATTGAAGGAAAAACAAGCGCAAATCGAAGAAACCCTGAAAAATGAAGAAAGCCGCTTCGCCCAAACTTTGGAAACCGGCATGGCTTTGCTGGAAAACGCATTGACCAAAGGCAGCAACAAATTGGACGGCGAAATCATCTTCAAACTCTACGACACCTACGGCTTCCCATACGATTTGACCGCCGACATCTGCCGCGAACGCAATATCGATTTGGATGAAGATGGCTTCAACCGCGAAATGGAAGCCCAACGCGCCCGCGCCCGCGCCGCGCAAAACTTCAAAGCCAACGCGCAACTGGACTACACAGGCGCGGACACCGAGTTCACCGGCTACGAAAAGCGCAGCCAAGACACCAAAATCATCGCCTTATACAAAGGCAGCGAAGCCGTGGACGAACTCCAAGCGGGCGAAGCAGGCGTGGTTGTTTTGGAACAAACCCCGTTCTACGCCGAAAGCGGCGGCCAAGTCGGCGACGTCGGCTTTATCTTCGCAGGCGAAAACCGCTTCCGCGTCGAAGACACGCAGAAAATCAAAGCCGCCGTACACGGACAATTCGGCGCAGTCGTATCAGGCCGTCTGAAAGTGGGCGATGCCGTATCCGCCGAAATCGACAACGACATCCGCAACAGCATCATGCGCAACCACAGCGTGACCCACTTGATGCACAAAGCCTTGCGCGATGTTTTGGGCGCACACGTCGAACAAAAAGGCAGCCTGCAAAACGCCGAGCTGACCCGCTTCGACATCTCCCACACGCAAGGCATCAGCGCGGAAGAAATCGCCGAAGTCGAACGCCGCGTCAACGCCGCGATTATCGCCAACGTACCCGTCAAAGTGGAAACCATGTCCATTGAAGACGCACAAAAATCAGGCGCAGTCATGCTCTTCGGCGAAAAATACGGCGACTTTGTCCGTGTCATCACCATGGGCGACTACTCCATCGAATTGTGCGGCGGCACCCACGTCGCACGCACCGGCGACATCGGCTTTTTCAAAATCATCAGTGAAGGCGGCATCGCCGCAGGCATCCGCCGCGTAGAAGCCATCACAGGTCAAGCGGCGCTGGCATGGGCGCAAAACCAAGAAAGCCTGATGAAAAACATCATCGCCGAAGTTAAAGCCCAAACCGAAAAAGACGTACTCGCCAAAATCCAAGCCAACGCCGCAAACGCCAAAGCCTTGGAAAAAGAGTTGGCAAAAGCCAAAGCCGAACTCGCCGTCCACGCAGGCGCAAAACTCTTGGACAACGCGAAAGACTTGGGCGCAGCCAAACTCGTTGCCGCCCAAATCGAAGCCGACGCAGCCGCCCTGCGCGAAATCGTTACCGATTTAACCGGCAAATCCGACAACGCCGTCATCCTGCTCGCTGCCATAAACGACAGCAAAGTCTCCCTGTGCGCTGGCGTATCCAAAGCCTTGACTGGAAAAGTAAAAGCCGGTGACTTGGTCAAATTCGCAGCCGAACAAGTCGGTGGCAAAGGCGGTGGAAGACCGGATTTGGCACAGGCAGGGGGGGCGGATGTTTCCCAAGTCGGCACGATGCTCGATTCGGCGGAAGGCTGGGTTAGAGAGAAGCTGGCTTGA
- a CDS encoding L-lactate permease translates to MKSTLVSKIHLPIYAEGKYFAFGWLSNAGLMLFLGAFIGGLVQGVSAGKLFQILGQTLVKMKASGITVICLVAMSAIMSHSSMIAVIAKGLVDATGTFYPLVAPLVGAIGTFATGSDTSSNILFGKLQASVADQLNMDKSWLAAANTAGATGGKIISPQSIAIATAACEQQGQEGAFLRSAMPYAIVYVIIAGITVYCFTAFAL, encoded by the coding sequence TTGAAATCCACTCTGGTGAGCAAAATCCACCTGCCGATTTATGCGGAAGGCAAATATTTCGCCTTCGGCTGGTTGTCTAACGCTGGTTTGATGCTGTTTTTGGGCGCGTTTATCGGCGGCTTGGTGCAAGGTGTTTCTGCCGGCAAACTGTTCCAGATTTTGGGCCAGACTTTGGTGAAAATGAAGGCTTCGGGCATCACCGTCATCTGCCTGGTGGCCATGAGCGCGATTATGAGCCACAGCAGCATGATTGCCGTGATTGCCAAAGGCTTGGTGGACGCCACCGGCACGTTCTATCCGCTGGTTGCACCGCTGGTGGGCGCCATCGGTACATTCGCCACCGGCAGCGACACTTCTTCCAACATCTTGTTCGGCAAACTGCAAGCCTCCGTGGCCGACCAGCTGAACATGGATAAATCATGGCTGGCCGCCGCCAACACGGCCGGCGCGACCGGCGGCAAAATCATTTCGCCGCAAAGTATCGCCATCGCCACCGCCGCCTGCGAACAGCAAGGCCAAGAAGGCGCCTTCCTGCGCTCGGCCATGCCTTATGCGATTGTGTATGTGATTATTGCGGGCATTACCGTGTATTGCTTCACCGCATTCGCGCTGTAA
- a CDS encoding TrkH family potassium uptake protein, whose amino-acid sequence MYYKLAPIIHIFSRLGFVFSLLLLAPTIVSYLYQDAAFWIFADTAAGTIFVSGIIWLITRRHHRELRARDGFTLVFLLWVGFAMVASLPFYWHLPGISYTDAFFEAISGLTTTGATVFTNLDSFPPSLNFWRHLLNWVGGMGIIVLAVAILPMIGVGGTQLFKVEIPGIHKDSKLSPRISQTAKNLWLIYVFFTLLICLALRLAGMSWLDAVCHAMSCLGLGGFSTHDQNIAYFNSPLIEIIITIGSVMAAINFTNHYYAFRQCSLNAYRCDSEVRVMITTLIASIIVCSLYLWHKDFYADWPHALRYVGFNFVSIGLANGYANTDFATWPLPVSLWMFFLANILANAGSAGGGLKTIRAIVLFKFSLREMMLLLHPNAVHTVKINGMHIAERTAMTVLVFTAVYFLTIIFATFALMATGLDFVTALTATTACITNAGPGLGSVGPAGSYANLADAQKWLCSIVMLLGRLEIFTVFMLFTPAYWRK is encoded by the coding sequence ATGTACTACAAACTCGCTCCCATCATCCACATCTTCTCCCGCCTTGGCTTCGTATTTTCGCTATTGCTCTTGGCGCCCACCATCGTGTCGTATCTCTACCAAGATGCTGCTTTCTGGATATTTGCTGACACCGCCGCTGGCACCATCTTCGTTTCCGGCATCATCTGGCTCATCACCCGCCGCCACCACCGCGAGCTGCGCGCCCGCGACGGCTTCACCCTCGTCTTCCTTTTATGGGTAGGCTTTGCCATGGTCGCCTCCCTGCCATTCTACTGGCATTTGCCCGGTATCAGCTACACCGACGCCTTTTTTGAAGCCATATCCGGCCTTACCACCACCGGCGCCACCGTCTTCACCAACCTCGACAGCTTCCCCCCCTCACTTAACTTCTGGCGCCATCTGCTCAACTGGGTAGGCGGAATGGGCATCATCGTGTTAGCCGTGGCCATCCTGCCCATGATCGGCGTGGGCGGCACCCAGCTCTTTAAAGTCGAAATCCCTGGCATCCACAAAGACAGCAAACTTTCCCCTCGCATCTCCCAAACCGCCAAAAACCTTTGGTTAATATACGTTTTTTTCACACTCCTTATCTGCCTTGCCCTGCGCCTGGCCGGTATGAGTTGGCTCGATGCCGTGTGCCATGCCATGTCCTGCCTCGGCCTAGGCGGTTTCTCCACCCACGACCAAAACATCGCCTATTTCAATTCTCCACTCATCGAAATCATCATCACCATTGGCAGTGTTATGGCCGCTATCAACTTTACCAACCATTATTACGCCTTCCGCCAATGCAGCCTCAATGCCTATCGCTGCGACAGTGAAGTGCGCGTGATGATTACCACCCTAATTGCCAGCATTATCGTATGCTCCCTCTATTTGTGGCACAAAGATTTTTACGCCGACTGGCCGCACGCCCTGCGTTACGTCGGTTTCAACTTCGTCTCCATCGGCCTGGCCAACGGCTACGCCAACACTGACTTCGCCACCTGGCCGCTGCCCGTATCCCTGTGGATGTTTTTCCTCGCCAACATCCTCGCCAACGCCGGTAGCGCCGGTGGTGGGCTCAAAACCATCCGCGCCATCGTATTGTTCAAATTCAGTCTGCGTGAAATGATGCTGCTCTTGCACCCCAACGCCGTGCACACCGTAAAAATCAATGGTATGCACATCGCAGAGCGTACCGCCATGACCGTGCTCGTGTTCACTGCCGTTTATTTCCTCACCATCATCTTCGCTACCTTCGCCCTCATGGCCACCGGCCTCGACTTCGTAACCGCCCTCACTGCCACCACCGCCTGCATTACCAACGCTGGTCCCGGCCTCGGCAGCGTGGGCCCCGCCGGCAGCTACGCCAACCTAGCCGACGCCCAAAAATGGCTGTGCTCTATCGTCATGCTACTCGGCCGCTTGGAAATCTTCACCGTGTTCATGCTTTTTACCCCCGCCTATTGGCGCAAATAG
- a CDS encoding lytic transglycosylase domain-containing protein: protein MKKIVYQHSIPLLAAGLLAACSSQTETPVEPINTDSSAAVQLPGGRRSDSEDKVLADYQLFQSAQAALKQGDASQAAQFLAQAQPSAMANSLRNQWLKQLGRNGQWQEFVRQYGYLKPADRDKETRCYAALAGQENQNAAQEVLAELGRQPEGCNRLLEQLATQGRLPADAAWRRVRGLLANNQISDARRLAAALGSPLPEPLTSATPDSQGGREALLHSVIGQNARKQADAAQRLQSLSASLSPAQTGFAWAVLGHHYALNQRFPAALDAFNRADRSQFGKEHWEWYARSALRLGRWNDLQNIIAAMPDTLRADPTWQYWLARSLAASGDSARAQQHYRQAAASGRNFYALLATEALGGKVDTRNTAAEPGSSQTGQVAADGAVSRALNLFRASQRSGDWDMRKQAQAEWRYAIDGFNEPALLAASKLAHDAGFYEMGIHAADKTNSQINYNLRYISPFRDSVSRYAAQANIDPAWAYGIIRQESRFMIGVRSRVGATGLMQVMPATAREIAGKIGMDPAELHTIEGNIRMGTWYLGDARNRLGNEVLATAGYNAGPGRARNWQASSALEGAVYAETIPFDETRDYVKRVMTNATYYASLFNEPHTSLTRRMGTIPAR, encoded by the coding sequence ATGAAAAAAATCGTATATCAGCACAGCATTCCCCTCCTCGCCGCCGGCCTGCTCGCCGCCTGCTCCAGCCAAACCGAAACCCCGGTCGAGCCCATCAACACCGACAGCAGCGCCGCCGTCCAGCTGCCCGGCGGCCGCCGCAGCGATTCTGAAGACAAAGTGCTGGCCGACTACCAGCTTTTCCAATCCGCCCAAGCCGCGCTCAAACAGGGCGATGCCAGCCAGGCCGCCCAATTCCTCGCCCAAGCCCAGCCCAGCGCGATGGCCAACAGCCTGCGCAACCAGTGGCTCAAACAGCTCGGCCGCAACGGCCAATGGCAAGAGTTTGTTCGACAATACGGCTACCTGAAACCTGCCGACCGCGATAAAGAAACCCGCTGCTATGCTGCACTGGCCGGGCAGGAAAATCAAAATGCCGCCCAAGAAGTGCTGGCCGAACTCGGCCGCCAGCCAGAAGGCTGCAACCGCCTGCTCGAACAGCTCGCCACTCAAGGCAGGCTGCCGGCTGATGCCGCTTGGCGGCGCGTACGCGGCTTGCTGGCCAACAACCAAATCAGTGATGCCCGCCGCTTGGCCGCCGCCTTGGGCTCACCCCTGCCAGAGCCGCTCACCAGCGCCACGCCCGACAGCCAAGGCGGCCGCGAAGCCCTGTTGCACAGCGTAATCGGCCAAAATGCCCGCAAACAGGCCGATGCCGCCCAACGCCTACAAAGCCTCTCAGCCAGCCTCAGCCCGGCTCAAACCGGCTTTGCCTGGGCCGTGCTCGGCCACCACTACGCGTTGAACCAACGTTTCCCTGCCGCGCTCGACGCGTTCAACCGTGCCGACCGCAGCCAGTTTGGCAAAGAACACTGGGAATGGTACGCCCGCAGTGCTCTGCGCCTCGGCCGCTGGAACGATCTACAAAACATCATCGCCGCCATGCCCGACACCCTGCGTGCCGACCCCACTTGGCAATACTGGCTCGCCCGCAGCCTAGCCGCCAGCGGCGATTCCGCCCGAGCCCAGCAGCACTACCGCCAAGCCGCTGCCTCCGGCCGAAATTTCTATGCCCTGCTTGCCACCGAAGCCCTCGGCGGTAAAGTGGACACCCGCAACACCGCCGCCGAGCCCGGCAGCAGCCAAACCGGACAAGTGGCCGCCGATGGTGCGGTTTCCCGCGCACTCAACTTATTCCGCGCCTCCCAGCGCAGCGGCGATTGGGACATGCGTAAACAAGCCCAGGCCGAGTGGCGTTACGCTATAGACGGCTTCAACGAACCCGCCCTGCTCGCCGCCTCTAAGCTCGCCCACGACGCCGGCTTCTACGAGATGGGCATCCATGCCGCCGACAAAACCAACAGCCAAATCAACTACAACCTGCGCTACATTTCCCCCTTCCGCGACAGCGTGAGCCGCTACGCCGCCCAAGCCAATATCGACCCCGCCTGGGCCTACGGCATCATCCGCCAAGAGAGCCGCTTCATGATCGGCGTGCGCTCCCGTGTGGGCGCCACCGGCCTGATGCAAGTGATGCCTGCTACCGCCCGCGAAATTGCCGGCAAAATCGGCATGGATCCGGCCGAATTGCACACCATCGAAGGCAACATCCGCATGGGCACTTGGTATCTGGGTGATGCCCGCAACCGGCTGGGCAACGAAGTGCTCGCCACCGCCGGCTACAACGCCGGCCCCGGCCGTGCCCGCAACTGGCAAGCCTCCTCAGCGCTCGAAGGCGCGGTGTATGCCGAAACCATTCCGTTCGACGAAACCCGCGACTACGTCAAACGCGTGATGACCAACGCCACCTACTACGCCAGCTTATTTAACGAGCCGCACACCTCACTCACCCGCCGCATGGGCACCATTCCTGCGCGGTAA
- the ribH gene encoding 6,7-dimethyl-8-ribityllumazine synthase, whose protein sequence is MTIIPPNHDGAGLNIGIVQARFSNEIGSAMLEVCTEKLVELGVPDGNITVATVPGALEVPLALQNMAQSHSFDALVALGAVIRGETYHFELVSNESAAGISRVGLDFNIPIANAVLTTENDEQAHARIQSKAAEAAVVAVECANLLRRLNPAGNNLPDAIV, encoded by the coding sequence ATGACCATCATCCCCCCCAACCACGACGGCGCAGGCCTGAATATCGGCATTGTACAAGCCCGTTTTTCCAACGAAATCGGCAGCGCCATGCTTGAAGTGTGCACCGAAAAACTGGTGGAACTGGGCGTGCCCGACGGCAACATCACCGTAGCCACCGTGCCCGGCGCGCTGGAAGTACCGCTGGCGCTGCAAAATATGGCGCAGTCGCACAGTTTTGATGCACTGGTGGCCTTGGGCGCGGTGATCCGCGGCGAAACTTATCATTTCGAATTGGTGTCAAACGAATCTGCCGCCGGCATCAGCCGTGTGGGGCTGGATTTCAACATCCCCATCGCCAATGCCGTCCTCACCACCGAAAACGACGAACAAGCCCACGCGCGCATCCAAAGCAAAGCCGCCGAAGCCGCCGTGGTGGCGGTGGAATGCGCCAATCTGCTGCGCCGCCTCAATCCGGCCGGCAACAACCTGCCCGATGCCATCGTGTAG
- a CDS encoding GmrSD restriction endonuclease domain-containing protein, which translates to MKIQMTTITIRELTGYDSETKKAEGYIDNNEDGVRAYGGKLDVRPPYQREFVYKDKQRDAVIDTVLKGFPLNVMYWAVRGDGTFEIVDGQQRTISICQYVNGDFAYMMRYFHNLRADEQDKILDYELTIYQCEGTDSEKLDWFKTINIAGEKLTDQELRNAVYSGNWVTDAKRHFSKTNCAAYQIGKDYLNGTAIRQDYLETAIEWLANQDGDEAICKYMAIHQHDKNADDLWLYFKNVIEWVNLKFPVKRTKLMKGQPWGFLYNCFKDTDLDKDVLEAEIAKLIADDDVENKKGIYQYVLTREEKYLNIRAFSDSIKQKVYEKQGGICLHCKQKFELSEMEGDHITPWCEGGKTVEENCQMLCRDCNRRKSSK; encoded by the coding sequence ATGAAAATCCAAATGACCACCATCACCATCCGAGAACTGACGGGCTACGACAGCGAAACCAAAAAAGCGGAAGGCTATATCGACAATAACGAAGACGGCGTGCGTGCCTATGGCGGCAAACTGGACGTGCGCCCGCCCTACCAGCGCGAGTTTGTCTATAAAGACAAACAGCGCGATGCCGTGATTGACACCGTATTGAAAGGATTTCCGCTCAACGTGATGTATTGGGCGGTGCGTGGTGATGGTACGTTTGAAATCGTGGACGGACAGCAGCGCACCATTTCCATCTGCCAATATGTGAATGGTGATTTTGCCTATATGATGCGTTACTTCCACAACTTACGGGCAGACGAACAGGATAAAATTTTAGATTACGAACTGACCATATACCAATGTGAAGGAACAGACAGCGAAAAACTGGACTGGTTCAAAACCATCAATATTGCAGGCGAGAAATTGACTGACCAAGAATTGCGCAACGCCGTGTATTCGGGCAACTGGGTAACTGATGCCAAACGCCATTTCAGCAAAACAAACTGCGCCGCCTACCAAATCGGAAAAGACTATTTGAACGGTACAGCGATCCGCCAAGATTATTTGGAAACTGCAATTGAATGGCTTGCCAATCAAGATGGGGACGAAGCGATCTGCAAATATATGGCAATTCACCAGCATGATAAGAATGCCGATGATTTGTGGCTGTATTTCAAAAATGTGATTGAATGGGTCAATCTGAAATTCCCTGTCAAGCGCACCAAACTGATGAAAGGGCAACCTTGGGGATTTCTATACAACTGTTTCAAAGATACCGATTTGGATAAAGACGTATTGGAAGCGGAAATTGCCAAACTGATTGCCGACGACGATGTAGAAAACAAAAAAGGGATTTACCAATATGTCCTGACCCGCGAGGAAAAATATTTGAACATCCGTGCTTTCTCCGACAGCATTAAACAGAAGGTTTATGAGAAACAAGGCGGCATCTGCCTGCACTGCAAACAGAAATTTGAATTGTCGGAAATGGAAGGTGACCACATCACACCGTGGTGCGAAGGTGGAAAAACGGTTGAAGAGAATTGCCAAATGTTGTGCCGGGACTGCAACCGCAGGAAGTCCAGTAAGTAA
- a CDS encoding adenine-specific methyltransferase EcoRI family protein: MAGNKSLHAANKAKNDEFYTQLSDIENELRHYKHHFKDKTIYCNCDDPRVSNFFHYFSYNFEHLGLKKLITTCYKNQNSDLFSQNDSEQAVYLEYTGDKDGNGIPSPEEIAVKPLKGDGDFRSKECIGLLKQADIVVTNPPFSLFREYVAQLVEYSKKFIIIGNQNAITYKEIFPLLKENKIWLGNHNGDMAFQVPDYYEPKATRYWQDETGQKWRSMGNICWFTNLDIAKRHEELILYRTYNPADYPQYDNYDAVEVSKVADIPCDYDGVMGVPITFLDKYNPQQFKVMGITAGRDEFEARPTKRYINPKQINLDGSESNGSKANTRATLPLSEKPKGIYYVADNANGALSIVYARILIQKI, from the coding sequence ATGGCAGGCAACAAATCCCTTCACGCGGCAAACAAAGCCAAAAACGATGAGTTCTACACCCAGCTTTCCGACATCGAAAACGAGCTGCGGCACTACAAACACCATTTCAAAGACAAAACTATCTATTGCAACTGTGACGACCCGCGCGTCAGCAATTTCTTCCATTATTTCTCCTACAATTTCGAGCATCTCGGCTTGAAAAAACTGATTACCACCTGCTACAAAAACCAAAACAGCGACCTGTTCAGCCAAAACGACAGCGAACAGGCGGTTTATTTGGAATACACAGGCGACAAGGACGGCAACGGTATTCCTTCACCCGAAGAAATAGCAGTCAAACCGCTGAAGGGCGACGGCGACTTCCGCAGCAAGGAATGTATCGGGTTACTAAAACAGGCTGATATAGTCGTAACCAATCCGCCATTTTCGCTGTTTCGGGAATATGTGGCACAGTTGGTCGAATACAGTAAGAAATTCATCATCATCGGCAATCAGAATGCCATTACTTATAAAGAAATTTTTCCCTTATTAAAAGAAAACAAAATATGGCTTGGCAACCATAATGGTGATATGGCATTCCAAGTACCTGATTACTATGAACCAAAAGCGACACGCTATTGGCAGGATGAAACAGGACAAAAATGGCGGAGTATGGGAAATATCTGTTGGTTTACCAACCTGGATATAGCCAAACGCCATGAAGAACTGATTTTATACCGAACCTACAATCCCGCCGATTATCCGCAATACGACAATTATGATGCTGTCGAAGTTTCCAAAGTTGCCGATATTCCCTGTGATTACGATGGTGTAATGGGTGTGCCGATTACGTTTTTGGACAAATACAACCCACAACAATTTAAGGTTATGGGTATAACGGCGGGTAGGGATGAATTTGAAGCCAGACCAACAAAACGGTATATCAATCCCAAACAGATTAATCTGGACGGTTCGGAAAGCAATGGCAGTAAAGCCAATACGCGGGCTACATTGCCCTTATCCGAAAAACCAAAAGGCATTTATTACGTTGCTGATAATGCAAATGGCGCATTAAGTATTGTTTATGCACGCATTCTTATTCAAAAAATTTAA
- a CDS encoding L-lactate permease: MSIALSVFPILFLIISMIGFKMRGDYSAILAALSAVLIAIFAVPNVGGFTPPEGYGAGYVGWAFAEGVLKAIFPILIVILMALFSYNVLLESKQIEVIKQQFTNISSDKRIQVLLIVWGFGGLLEGMAGFGTAVAIPAAILIGLGFTPRFAALVSLIGNSVATGFGGVGIPVITLAKEVFGSAVTSEQTHAIASDVVIQLGFLMFLVPFVILMLTDTSKKYIVPNIILSTVVGGLSLGVQFVAAYFIGAETPAILGSIACIFFIVLYAKMTEKNSTPVDKAISMEQMAKAWAVYGFILFFIIMASPCPAPSARF; this comes from the coding sequence ATGAGTATCGCCCTTTCCGTCTTTCCAATCTTATTTCTAATTATTTCGATGATTGGCTTCAAAATGCGCGGCGATTACAGCGCAATATTAGCAGCATTGTCCGCTGTTTTGATTGCCATTTTTGCCGTGCCCAACGTGGGCGGTTTCACGCCCCCCGAAGGCTACGGCGCCGGATACGTCGGCTGGGCATTTGCCGAAGGTGTGTTGAAAGCCATCTTCCCCATCCTGATTGTGATTCTAATGGCCTTGTTCAGCTACAATGTGCTGCTGGAAAGCAAACAGATTGAAGTGATTAAACAACAATTTACCAATATTTCCAGCGACAAACGCATTCAAGTTCTGCTGATTGTTTGGGGCTTCGGCGGCCTGTTAGAAGGTATGGCTGGTTTCGGCACGGCAGTGGCAATTCCAGCCGCTATCTTAATCGGTTTGGGTTTCACACCGCGCTTTGCGGCGCTCGTATCGTTGATTGGCAACAGCGTAGCCACCGGTTTCGGTGGGGTTGGCATCCCCGTGATTACGCTAGCAAAAGAAGTGTTCGGTTCTGCGGTTACTTCCGAACAAACCCATGCTATCGCCAGCGACGTGGTGATTCAATTGGGATTCTTAATGTTCTTGGTGCCATTTGTCATCTTAATGCTGACCGACACCTCTAAAAAATACATCGTTCCCAATATTATCCTATCTACCGTGGTAGGCGGATTGTCGCTAGGCGTACAGTTTGTCGCCGCTTATTTCATCGGCGCGGAAACGCCTGCCATTTTGGGCAGCATCGCCTGTATCTTCTTCATTGTGCTGTATGCAAAAATGACCGAGAAAAACAGCACGCCAGTTGATAAAGCCATCAGCATGGAACAAATGGCGAAAGCATGGGCGGTGTACGGCTTCATCCTGTTCTTCATCATTATGGCCAGCCCCTGTCCGGCCCCATCAGCGCGTTTTTGA